A genomic region of Streptomyces sp. R33 contains the following coding sequences:
- a CDS encoding ABC transporter substrate-binding protein — translation MAGNLNTGPAPRRRPARRAALAGLSALALALAGCSGAKVGEAGAGPTGGGGSAGKCGSFNLAVNPWVGYEANAAVIAYVAKKDLGCEVTKKDLKEEVAWQGFGTGEVDAIVENWGHPDLKKKYIEQQQTAVAAGETGNKGVIGWYVPPWLAEKYPDITTWQNLNKYADQLKTSESGGKGQLLDGDPSFVTNDGALVKNLNLDFKVVYSGSEAALIQAFRQAEAKKTPVIGYFYEPQWLFSELKLVKVKLPEYKAGCDDDPEKVACDYPVYALDKIVSKKFADSGSPAYQLVKNFSWSNEDQNLVAKYIAQDKMSPDDAARKWVEANRTKVDAWLGKKS, via the coding sequence ATGGCAGGGAACCTCAACACAGGACCGGCGCCGCGGCGGCGCCCGGCCCGGCGGGCGGCGCTGGCCGGCCTGTCGGCGCTGGCCCTCGCACTCGCCGGATGCAGCGGCGCGAAGGTCGGCGAGGCGGGCGCCGGGCCTACGGGCGGGGGCGGCAGCGCAGGGAAGTGCGGGTCCTTCAACCTCGCCGTCAACCCGTGGGTCGGGTACGAGGCCAACGCGGCGGTCATCGCGTACGTCGCGAAGAAGGACCTCGGCTGCGAGGTGACCAAGAAGGACCTCAAGGAAGAGGTCGCCTGGCAGGGTTTCGGCACCGGCGAGGTCGATGCGATCGTCGAGAACTGGGGCCACCCGGACCTGAAGAAGAAGTACATCGAACAGCAGCAGACGGCCGTCGCCGCCGGGGAGACGGGCAACAAGGGGGTGATCGGCTGGTACGTGCCGCCGTGGCTGGCGGAGAAGTACCCGGACATCACCACATGGCAGAACCTCAACAAGTACGCGGACCAGCTCAAGACCTCGGAGTCCGGTGGCAAGGGCCAACTGCTGGACGGCGACCCGTCGTTCGTCACCAATGACGGCGCCCTGGTGAAGAACCTGAACCTCGATTTCAAGGTCGTGTACTCGGGGAGCGAGGCCGCGTTGATCCAGGCGTTCCGCCAGGCCGAGGCCAAGAAGACACCCGTCATCGGCTACTTCTACGAGCCGCAGTGGCTGTTCTCCGAGCTGAAGCTCGTCAAGGTGAAGCTGCCGGAGTACAAGGCGGGCTGCGACGACGACCCGGAGAAGGTGGCCTGCGACTACCCCGTCTACGCGCTGGACAAGATCGTCAGCAAGAAGTTCGCCGATTCGGGCAGCCCGGCCTACCAGCTCGTGAAGAACTTCAGCTGGTCGAACGAGGACCAGAACCTCGTGGCGAAGTACATCGCGCAGGACAAGATGTCGCCGGACGACGCCGCCAGGAAATGGGTGGAGGCCAACCGCACGAAGGTCGACGCCTGGCTCGGGAAGAAGAGCTGA
- a CDS encoding glycine betaine/L-proline ABC transporter ATP-binding protein translates to MTATKTELPSQRGASGGGTPVISVRGLWKVFGPKAARVPDSPELCALSRRELMERTGCTAAVRDVAFDVSPGEVFVVMGLSGSGKSTLVRCLTRLIEPTAGELVFEGEDIRAADRARLRELRRRKFAMVFQHFGLLPHRRVLDNVAYGLEIRGIGRAERTRRAREVVELVGLAGYEHSYPDQLSGGMQQRVGLARALAGDPDVLLFDEPFSALDPLIRRDMQNEVVRLHREVGKTMVFVTHDLSEALKLGDRILIMRDGRTVQCGTGDELVGAPADDYVRDFVADVPRSRVLTLRWIMRPARPEDALDGPELGPDTVVRDATRAVLAAARPVKVVENGRLLGVVGDEEILAVVAGPEGGA, encoded by the coding sequence GTGACCGCAACGAAGACAGAACTGCCGTCGCAGCGCGGCGCGTCCGGGGGCGGGACCCCCGTGATCTCCGTCCGCGGCCTGTGGAAGGTCTTCGGGCCCAAGGCGGCGCGGGTGCCGGACTCGCCCGAGCTGTGCGCCCTCTCGCGCCGCGAGCTCATGGAGCGCACCGGCTGCACCGCGGCCGTACGGGACGTGGCCTTCGACGTGTCGCCCGGCGAGGTCTTCGTGGTCATGGGCCTGTCCGGCTCGGGGAAGTCGACACTGGTGCGCTGTCTGACCCGGCTGATCGAGCCGACGGCCGGCGAGCTCGTCTTCGAGGGCGAGGACATCCGAGCTGCCGATCGGGCGAGGCTGCGCGAGCTGCGGCGGCGCAAGTTCGCGATGGTCTTCCAGCACTTCGGGCTGCTGCCGCACCGCCGGGTCCTGGACAACGTCGCGTACGGGCTGGAGATCCGCGGCATCGGCCGGGCCGAGCGCACCCGGCGTGCCAGGGAGGTGGTCGAACTGGTCGGCCTCGCCGGGTACGAGCACTCCTACCCCGACCAGCTCTCCGGCGGCATGCAGCAGCGGGTCGGGCTGGCCCGCGCCCTCGCCGGGGACCCGGACGTGCTCCTGTTCGACGAGCCGTTCTCCGCGCTCGACCCGCTGATCCGCCGGGACATGCAGAACGAGGTCGTCCGGCTGCACCGCGAGGTCGGCAAGACGATGGTGTTCGTCACCCACGACCTGTCCGAGGCGCTGAAGCTCGGCGACCGCATCCTCATCATGCGCGACGGCCGCACCGTCCAGTGCGGTACGGGCGATGAGCTCGTCGGGGCACCCGCCGACGACTACGTGCGGGACTTCGTGGCGGACGTGCCGCGCTCGCGCGTGCTCACCCTGCGCTGGATCATGCGCCCGGCCCGCCCGGAGGACGCACTCGACGGACCGGAGCTCGGCCCGGACACCGTCGTCCGCGACGCGACGCGTGCCGTCCTCGCGGCGGCCCGGCCCGTGAAGGTCGTCGAGAACGGGCGGCTGCTGGGCGTCGTGGGCGACGAGGAGATCCTCGCGGTCGTCGCCGGCCCGGAGGGCGGTGCGTGA
- a CDS encoding aldehyde dehydrogenase family protein, with protein MADLYVGGKWREAVAGGRRDIHCPADGALVRTVSEATRADSEAAIAAARSAFDEGPWPRTPERDRGALLLRAAGVLEREAEEFARAESLDTGKRLVESEYDVADVVACLRYFGGIAGTSAGRVVDTGREDAVSRVVYEPVGVCGLITPWNYPLLQAAWKVAPALVAGNTLVLKPSELTPSTSILLMRALEEAGLPAGAANLVLGAGPEAGAPLAEHPGVDLVSFTGGLETGRRVMAAAAATVKKVALELGGKNPNVVFADADFEAAVDFALTAVFLHSGQVCSAGARLVVEDPLHDAFVDELVRRARTIRMGGPFDPAAETGPLISAAHRAKIEEYVAAGLAEGAVLRCGGRRPEDPALADGFYYPPTVLDACRPDMRVVREESFGPVLTVERFSGEDEAVRIANDTEYGLAGAVWTQDAGKAQRVARRLRHGTVWINDYHPYLPQAEWGGFGRSGVGRELGPTGLDEYREPKHIWQNIQPRAQRWFRG; from the coding sequence GTGGCAGATCTGTACGTCGGTGGGAAGTGGCGCGAAGCGGTGGCGGGCGGCCGTCGGGACATTCACTGCCCCGCCGACGGCGCGCTCGTGCGGACCGTGTCCGAAGCGACGCGGGCCGACTCCGAAGCCGCGATCGCCGCCGCGCGCAGCGCCTTCGACGAGGGGCCGTGGCCGCGCACACCTGAACGGGACCGCGGCGCGCTGCTGCTGCGCGCCGCCGGGGTGCTGGAGCGCGAGGCGGAGGAGTTCGCCCGCGCCGAATCCCTCGACACCGGCAAGCGCCTGGTGGAGAGCGAGTACGACGTCGCCGACGTCGTGGCGTGCCTCCGGTACTTCGGCGGCATCGCGGGCACCAGCGCGGGCCGGGTGGTCGACACGGGCCGTGAGGACGCCGTCAGCCGGGTCGTGTACGAGCCCGTCGGGGTGTGCGGGCTGATCACCCCGTGGAACTACCCGCTGCTCCAGGCCGCGTGGAAGGTGGCGCCCGCCCTCGTCGCCGGAAACACCCTCGTCCTCAAGCCCAGCGAGCTCACCCCGTCCACCTCGATCCTGCTCATGCGCGCGCTGGAGGAGGCCGGGCTGCCCGCCGGCGCGGCCAACCTCGTCCTGGGAGCGGGGCCCGAGGCCGGTGCGCCGCTCGCCGAGCACCCGGGCGTGGACCTGGTCTCCTTCACGGGCGGCCTCGAGACGGGCCGGCGGGTCATGGCGGCCGCCGCGGCCACCGTGAAGAAGGTCGCGCTGGAACTGGGCGGCAAGAACCCCAACGTGGTCTTCGCCGACGCCGACTTCGAGGCGGCCGTGGACTTCGCCCTGACCGCCGTCTTCCTGCACTCCGGGCAGGTCTGCTCGGCCGGCGCCCGCCTGGTCGTCGAGGACCCGCTGCACGACGCCTTCGTCGACGAGCTCGTACGCCGGGCCCGCACCATCCGGATGGGCGGTCCCTTCGACCCCGCCGCCGAGACCGGACCGCTGATCTCCGCCGCCCACCGGGCCAAGATCGAGGAGTACGTCGCGGCGGGCCTCGCGGAGGGCGCCGTACTGCGCTGCGGGGGCCGGCGCCCCGAGGACCCCGCGCTCGCCGACGGCTTCTACTACCCGCCGACCGTGCTCGACGCGTGCCGCCCGGACATGCGCGTCGTACGGGAGGAGTCCTTCGGCCCGGTGCTCACCGTCGAGCGGTTCTCGGGCGAGGACGAGGCCGTACGGATCGCCAACGACACGGAGTACGGGCTCGCCGGCGCGGTGTGGACCCAGGACGCGGGCAAGGCCCAGCGCGTCGCCCGGCGGCTGCGGCACGGCACGGTCTGGATCAACGACTACCACCCGTACCTCCCCCAGGCCGAATGGGGCGGCTTCGGGCGTTCGGGCGTCGGCCGCGAGCTGGGCCCGACGGGCCTGGACGAGTACCGCGAACCCAAGCACATCTGGCAGAACATCCAGCCCAGGGCGCAGCGCTGGTTCCGCGGCTGA
- a CDS encoding methylenetetrahydrofolate reductase, whose protein sequence is MSARPTPYPERPVPAPVTGGGLAELLRRVRYEVLPAKATEDKVLAHVPADVPVTVTASPAKGLGPTLDLATRLAGHGYRVVPHVPARQVSDAAHLADIVDRLVAAGIEDVFVPAGDADPPAGAYDAALPVLRRLGELGSPFAHVGITGYPESHPLIADDVTVQAMSDKQPHATYIVSNLCFDPATLRQWLARVRRRHVVLPVHVGIAGPVERAKLLSMATKIGVGESAKFLTRHPSWFLRFAAPGGYSPERLLRRSAPALGSPEAAVAGLHLFTFNQIAETERWRRAMLERIGG, encoded by the coding sequence ATGTCCGCCCGGCCCACGCCGTACCCCGAACGCCCCGTACCCGCCCCGGTCACCGGGGGCGGCCTGGCCGAGCTCCTGCGCAGGGTCCGTTACGAGGTCCTGCCGGCGAAGGCCACCGAGGACAAGGTCCTGGCCCACGTACCGGCGGACGTGCCCGTCACGGTCACGGCCTCCCCGGCCAAGGGCCTCGGCCCGACGCTGGACCTCGCCACCCGCCTGGCCGGGCACGGCTACCGGGTCGTCCCGCACGTCCCGGCCCGGCAGGTCTCCGACGCCGCTCACCTCGCGGACATCGTGGACCGGCTCGTCGCCGCCGGCATCGAGGACGTCTTCGTCCCGGCCGGCGACGCCGACCCGCCGGCCGGGGCGTACGACGCGGCCCTGCCCGTGCTGCGCCGGCTCGGCGAGCTGGGCAGCCCGTTCGCGCACGTCGGCATCACCGGCTACCCGGAGAGCCATCCCCTCATCGCCGACGACGTCACGGTCCAGGCGATGTCGGACAAGCAGCCGCACGCGACCTACATCGTCAGCAACCTGTGCTTCGACCCGGCGACCCTGCGCCAGTGGCTCGCACGAGTGCGCCGCCGGCACGTCGTGCTGCCCGTGCACGTCGGGATCGCCGGCCCGGTCGAGCGCGCGAAGCTGCTGTCCATGGCCACGAAGATCGGCGTGGGGGAGTCGGCCAAGTTCCTCACCCGGCATCCCTCGTGGTTCCTGCGCTTCGCGGCGCCCGGTGGCTACTCCCCGGAGCGGCTGCTGCGCCGCAGCGCCCCCGCGCTGGGCTCGCCCGAAGCCGCGGTGGCCGGGCTGCACCTGTTCACGTTCAACCAGATAGCCGAGACCGAGCGCTGGCGCCGCGCGATGCTGGAGCGCATCGGCGGCTGA
- the betA gene encoding choline dehydrogenase, with translation MVPQHYDFVIVGGGSAGSALANRLSADPGNRVLVLEAGRPDYPWDVFIHMPAALTFPIGSRFYDWKYESEPEPHMNGRRIYHARGKVLGGSSSINGMIFQRGNPLDYERWAADPGMENWDYAHCLPYFNRMENCLAADPQDEFRGRSGPLVLERGPATSPLFPAFMEAVRQAGYPLTDDVNGYRQEGFAAFDRTIHRGRRLSAARAYLHPAMKRSNLDVRTRAFVTRILFEGKRAVGVEYRQGRGAPRQVRAGEVILSGGAINSPQLLQLSGVGDAGELRALDIDVVHDLPGVGENLQDHLEVYVQYACKQPVSMQPYLKWRHRPWIGLQWLFRTGPGATNHFEAGGFARSNEDVAYPNLMFHFLPVAVRYDGSAPAGGHGYQVHVGPMYSDARGSVKIRSKDPRVHPALRFNYLSTEQDRREWVEAIRIARTILGRPGLDPYNDGEISPGPDVETDEQILDWVAREGETALHPSCTARMGTGEGAVTDPASLRVHGLQGLRVVDASVMPYVTNGNIYAPVMMVAEKAADLILGNEPLPPSKAEFYRHHRLGSEAEQGQHPGHT, from the coding sequence ATGGTGCCCCAGCATTACGACTTCGTCATCGTCGGCGGCGGCTCGGCCGGCAGCGCCCTGGCGAACCGGCTCTCCGCGGACCCCGGCAACCGCGTCCTGGTCCTCGAAGCCGGTCGCCCGGACTATCCGTGGGACGTCTTCATCCACATGCCCGCGGCGCTCACGTTCCCCATAGGCAGCCGCTTCTACGACTGGAAGTACGAGTCCGAGCCCGAGCCGCACATGAACGGGCGGCGCATCTACCACGCCCGCGGCAAGGTGCTGGGCGGGTCGAGCAGCATCAACGGAATGATCTTCCAGCGCGGCAACCCCCTGGACTACGAGCGCTGGGCCGCCGACCCCGGCATGGAGAACTGGGACTACGCGCACTGCCTCCCCTACTTCAACCGGATGGAGAACTGCCTCGCCGCGGACCCGCAGGACGAGTTCCGCGGCCGCTCCGGACCCCTCGTCCTGGAGCGCGGCCCGGCGACCAGCCCGCTGTTCCCGGCCTTCATGGAGGCGGTCCGGCAGGCCGGATACCCGCTGACCGACGACGTCAACGGCTACCGGCAGGAGGGCTTCGCGGCCTTCGACCGCACCATCCACCGCGGGCGTCGGCTCTCCGCCGCCCGGGCCTACCTCCACCCGGCCATGAAGCGGTCCAACCTCGACGTGCGGACCAGGGCCTTCGTGACCCGGATCCTCTTCGAGGGCAAGCGCGCCGTCGGCGTCGAGTACCGCCAGGGCCGCGGGGCGCCCCGGCAGGTGCGGGCCGGCGAGGTGATCCTGTCCGGCGGCGCGATCAACTCCCCGCAGCTGCTCCAGCTGTCCGGCGTCGGCGACGCCGGCGAGCTGCGGGCCCTGGACATCGACGTCGTACACGATCTGCCGGGCGTGGGGGAGAACCTCCAGGACCACCTGGAGGTGTACGTCCAGTACGCGTGCAAGCAGCCGGTCTCGATGCAGCCCTACCTGAAGTGGCGCCACCGCCCCTGGATCGGCCTCCAGTGGCTCTTCCGTACCGGCCCCGGTGCGACCAACCACTTCGAGGCCGGCGGTTTCGCGCGGAGCAACGAGGACGTCGCCTACCCCAACCTGATGTTCCACTTCCTGCCCGTCGCGGTCCGCTACGACGGCTCCGCGCCCGCCGGTGGCCACGGCTACCAGGTGCACGTCGGCCCCATGTACTCCGACGCCAGGGGCTCGGTCAAGATCAGGAGCAAGGACCCCCGGGTGCACCCGGCCCTGCGGTTCAACTACCTCTCCACCGAGCAGGACCGCCGCGAGTGGGTCGAGGCGATCCGGATCGCCCGCACCATCCTCGGCCGGCCCGGGCTGGACCCGTACAACGACGGCGAGATCTCGCCCGGGCCGGACGTGGAGACCGACGAGCAGATCCTCGACTGGGTCGCCAGGGAGGGCGAGACCGCCCTGCACCCGTCCTGCACCGCCAGGATGGGGACCGGCGAGGGGGCGGTCACCGATCCGGCGAGCCTGCGCGTGCACGGCCTTCAGGGGCTGCGCGTCGTGGACGCCTCCGTGATGCCCTACGTGACGAACGGGAACATTTACGCACCCGTCATGATGGTGGCCGAGAAGGCCGCCGATCTCATCCTGGGCAACGAGCCGCTGCCGCCGTCCAAGGCCGAGTTCTACCGGCACCACCGCCTCGGCAGCGAGGCAGAGCAGGGGCAGCACCCCGGCCACACCTGA
- a CDS encoding FAD-dependent oxidoreductase translates to MAGPRVVIIGAGVVGAALADELSSRGWTELTVVDQGPLPATGGSSSHAPGLVFQANPSKTMTELARYTVEKLSTLDVDGQPCFLQVGGLEVATTPERLTDLRRRHGWLTSWGVEGRLVDPDACLALHPLLNRDRVLGGLLVPTDGLAKAVLAVEAQLRAARARGVRLLERHEVLDIRTEADDTTDGDRVTAVVTDRGEIPADLVVCCAGIWGPKVARMVGMSLPLTPLAHQLAWTGPLPALAGQTEEAVRPILRHQDADLYYRDRHDRLGIGFYGHRPMPVSADDIAPVDSSPDMPSVLRFTADDFAEAWTETQSLLPATRDAKVEEGINGLFSFTTDGMPLLGPSPDVKGFWVAEAVWVTHSAGVGRAMAEWLVDGHCSSFDLHACDVNRFEPHQLAPAYVLARDCRNFVEVYDILHPLEPAGAPRPLRTSPFHVRERELGAFFLEASGWERPQWYEANEPLLDRWDIPVPGDWAARMWSPIVGAEALATREGVALYDMSALKRLEVSGRGAAAFLQRLTTSDVDKSVGSVTYTLMLDENGGIRSDITVARLARRRFQIGANGNLDLDWFTRHLPADGSVAVRDITAGTCCIGLWGPKAREVLQPLADADFSNEGLRYFRARSAHIGAVPVTALRLSYVGELGWELYTGADMGLKLWDTLWEAAQPYGGIAAGRGAFNSLRLEKGYRAFGTDMGHEHDPYEAGLGFAVKTGKGDFIGRAALERRAADVRRRLTCLTIDDPGAVVMGKEPVYDGDRPVGYVTSAAYGYTIGKGIAYAWLPAELATPGRALDIGYFDLRIAAVVAEEPLFDPGMRRLRGLAGDAR, encoded by the coding sequence ATGGCGGGACCGCGCGTGGTCATCATCGGAGCGGGCGTCGTGGGTGCAGCTCTGGCGGACGAACTCTCCTCGCGCGGCTGGACCGAGCTCACCGTGGTCGACCAGGGGCCGCTCCCCGCCACCGGCGGCTCCTCGTCCCACGCCCCCGGCCTCGTGTTCCAGGCGAACCCGTCGAAGACCATGACCGAACTGGCCCGCTACACCGTCGAGAAGCTCAGCACCCTCGACGTCGACGGCCAGCCCTGCTTCCTCCAGGTCGGCGGGCTCGAAGTGGCCACCACCCCGGAGCGCCTCACCGATCTGCGGCGCCGGCACGGCTGGCTCACCTCCTGGGGCGTCGAGGGCCGGCTCGTGGACCCGGACGCCTGCCTGGCGCTGCACCCCCTGCTCAACCGCGACCGCGTGCTCGGGGGACTGCTGGTCCCCACCGACGGCCTGGCCAAGGCGGTGCTCGCCGTGGAGGCGCAGCTCCGGGCCGCCCGCGCCCGGGGCGTACGCCTCCTGGAGCGTCACGAGGTCCTGGACATCCGCACCGAAGCCGACGACACCACCGACGGCGACCGCGTCACCGCCGTCGTCACGGACCGCGGCGAGATCCCCGCCGACCTCGTCGTGTGCTGCGCCGGCATCTGGGGCCCGAAGGTCGCCCGCATGGTCGGGATGAGCCTGCCGCTGACCCCGCTCGCCCACCAGCTGGCATGGACCGGCCCCCTCCCCGCACTCGCCGGACAGACCGAGGAAGCGGTCCGCCCCATCCTGCGCCACCAGGACGCCGACCTCTACTACCGCGACCGCCACGACCGGCTCGGCATCGGCTTCTACGGACACCGCCCGATGCCGGTGTCCGCCGACGACATCGCGCCGGTCGACTCCTCCCCTGACATGCCGTCCGTACTGCGGTTCACGGCCGACGACTTCGCCGAGGCGTGGACCGAAACCCAGTCGCTGCTGCCCGCGACGCGCGACGCCAAGGTCGAAGAGGGCATCAACGGGCTCTTCTCGTTCACCACCGACGGAATGCCCCTGCTCGGGCCGTCACCGGACGTCAAGGGCTTCTGGGTCGCCGAGGCCGTCTGGGTCACCCACTCCGCCGGCGTCGGCCGCGCCATGGCCGAATGGCTCGTGGACGGCCACTGCTCCTCCTTCGACCTGCACGCTTGCGACGTCAACCGCTTCGAGCCGCACCAGCTCGCCCCCGCGTACGTACTCGCCCGCGACTGCCGGAACTTCGTCGAGGTCTACGACATCCTCCACCCGCTCGAGCCCGCCGGTGCGCCGCGTCCGCTGCGCACCAGCCCCTTCCACGTCCGCGAACGCGAACTCGGCGCCTTCTTCCTGGAGGCCTCCGGCTGGGAACGGCCGCAGTGGTACGAAGCCAACGAGCCCCTCCTGGACCGGTGGGACATCCCGGTCCCGGGCGACTGGGCCGCACGGATGTGGTCGCCGATCGTCGGCGCCGAGGCCCTGGCCACCCGGGAGGGCGTCGCTCTGTACGACATGTCGGCCCTCAAACGGCTGGAGGTCTCCGGCCGCGGAGCCGCAGCCTTCCTCCAGCGCCTGACCACCTCCGACGTCGACAAGTCCGTCGGCTCGGTGACGTACACGCTGATGCTCGACGAGAACGGCGGCATCCGCAGCGACATCACGGTGGCCCGGCTCGCCCGGCGCCGCTTCCAGATCGGGGCCAACGGCAACCTCGACCTCGACTGGTTCACCCGCCACCTCCCCGCGGACGGCTCCGTCGCCGTACGGGACATCACCGCGGGCACCTGCTGCATCGGCCTGTGGGGACCGAAGGCACGCGAAGTGCTCCAGCCGCTCGCCGACGCCGACTTCTCCAACGAAGGCCTGCGCTACTTCCGGGCCCGCAGCGCCCACATCGGGGCCGTCCCCGTCACGGCCCTGCGCCTCAGCTACGTCGGCGAGCTCGGCTGGGAGCTGTACACGGGCGCCGACATGGGGCTGAAGCTGTGGGACACGCTCTGGGAGGCCGCGCAGCCGTACGGCGGCATCGCAGCCGGCCGCGGCGCCTTCAACAGCCTGCGCCTGGAGAAGGGCTACCGGGCCTTCGGCACCGACATGGGCCACGAACACGACCCGTACGAGGCCGGACTCGGCTTCGCGGTCAAGACGGGCAAGGGCGATTTCATCGGCCGGGCCGCGCTGGAGCGGCGCGCCGCCGACGTCCGGCGCCGCCTCACCTGCCTGACGATCGACGATCCGGGTGCCGTGGTCATGGGCAAGGAGCCCGTGTACGACGGGGACCGGCCGGTCGGCTACGTCACCAGCGCCGCGTACGGCTACACCATCGGCAAGGGCATCGCCTACGCCTGGCTGCCCGCGGAGCTCGCCACGCCCGGCCGCGCCCTGGACATCGGCTACTTCGACCTGCGCATCGCGGCCGTCGTCGCCGAGGAGCCGCTGTTCGACCCGGGGATGCGACGCCTGCGCGGCCTGGCGGGAGACGCCCGATGA
- a CDS encoding ABC transporter permease — MAALAAASARRTPVRGGRALVAAAVLVGWAALWLALRGIHTLPLGTAELAPLHRRFNEINDAVGAGRNSNPVFLYVFNEIRLVIDHLVTFLQALIAQPSYGRPVPVIGWLGVVALAGYVSWAFGNVRVAALAVAGFVFLGLQGLWRESMDTLALTVAAVLVSLLIGIPLGVWAGLSDRVHRLATPVLDFMQTMPTFVYLAPLTLFFLIGPASATIATLIFATPPAVRITAHAIRSVPAVTVEAAESLGATRRQTLATVLLPMSKRTVVLGVNQTIMAALSMVTIAALIDAPGLGKTVVKALETLDVGTAFNAGLAIVVLAIVLDRVTTAASARSETGVPPAGGRGSVEDARRRGGRAARRRRPLLLAGGVLTAVCTWLSHTYVWAAQFPAGSGVGGAIARTADSMTGWAQGGFSGVTGDLRDVVTTLLLDPFEALLTGSPWWLVGAVVVALGALLGGRRAAATAAVCVALIVGTGLWRDSMTTLASVMVATVVVLALGVVVGVWMGRSALADRLIRPVLDAGQTMPAFVYLVPFLALFGASRFTAIVAAVVYAAPVTVKIIADGVRGVPQSTVEAAVSAGSSTWQIITKVQLPMARGALALATNQGLIYVLSMVVVGGLVGAGALGYDVVAGFSQGQLYGKGLAAGLAIVLLGIMFDRITQAAAHRAATAPGGR; from the coding sequence ATGGCCGCCCTGGCAGCGGCGAGCGCGCGACGCACGCCCGTACGCGGCGGGCGCGCACTGGTCGCGGCCGCGGTCCTCGTCGGGTGGGCCGCTCTCTGGCTCGCCCTGCGCGGCATCCACACCCTTCCCCTCGGCACCGCCGAACTGGCTCCGCTCCACCGGCGGTTCAACGAGATCAACGACGCCGTGGGCGCCGGCCGCAACAGCAATCCGGTCTTCCTCTACGTCTTCAACGAGATCCGGCTGGTCATCGACCACCTGGTCACCTTCCTCCAGGCGCTGATCGCGCAGCCGTCCTACGGCCGCCCGGTCCCGGTGATCGGCTGGCTGGGCGTCGTCGCCCTGGCCGGATACGTGTCGTGGGCGTTCGGAAACGTCCGGGTGGCCGCGCTGGCCGTCGCCGGGTTCGTGTTCTTGGGCCTCCAGGGGCTGTGGCGCGAGAGCATGGACACGCTCGCCCTGACCGTGGCGGCCGTCCTGGTCTCACTGCTCATCGGCATTCCGCTCGGTGTCTGGGCCGGGCTGTCGGACCGGGTGCACCGCCTGGCGACCCCGGTGCTCGACTTCATGCAGACGATGCCGACCTTCGTCTACCTGGCCCCGCTGACGCTGTTCTTCCTGATCGGCCCGGCGTCCGCCACGATCGCCACGCTGATCTTCGCGACCCCGCCCGCCGTACGCATCACCGCCCACGCGATCCGCTCGGTCCCCGCCGTCACGGTCGAGGCGGCCGAGTCACTCGGGGCGACGCGGCGCCAGACGCTCGCCACCGTGCTGCTGCCGATGTCGAAGCGGACCGTGGTGCTGGGCGTGAACCAGACCATCATGGCCGCGCTGTCCATGGTCACCATCGCCGCCCTCATCGACGCGCCCGGGCTGGGCAAGACCGTCGTCAAGGCGCTGGAGACGCTGGACGTGGGCACAGCGTTCAACGCCGGGCTCGCCATCGTCGTACTGGCCATCGTGCTGGACCGGGTGACCACCGCGGCGAGCGCGCGCAGCGAGACGGGGGTCCCCCCGGCCGGAGGCCGCGGGAGTGTGGAGGACGCCCGGCGCCGCGGCGGGCGTGCGGCGCGCCGGCGCCGCCCGCTGCTCCTCGCCGGGGGTGTGCTCACCGCCGTGTGCACGTGGCTCTCCCACACCTACGTATGGGCGGCGCAGTTCCCCGCCGGCTCCGGTGTCGGCGGGGCGATCGCCCGTACGGCGGACTCCATGACCGGCTGGGCGCAGGGCGGCTTCTCCGGTGTGACGGGCGATCTGCGCGACGTGGTCACCACCCTGCTGCTCGACCCCTTCGAGGCGCTGCTGACCGGCTCCCCGTGGTGGCTGGTCGGCGCGGTGGTGGTGGCCCTCGGTGCGCTGCTCGGCGGCCGGCGTGCGGCCGCCACCGCAGCGGTGTGCGTGGCGCTGATCGTCGGGACGGGCCTGTGGCGGGACAGCATGACGACGCTGGCCTCCGTCATGGTCGCCACGGTCGTCGTCCTGGCCCTCGGCGTCGTGGTGGGCGTGTGGATGGGGCGCAGCGCCCTGGCCGACCGGCTGATCCGTCCCGTGCTCGACGCGGGACAGACGATGCCGGCGTTCGTCTATCTGGTGCCGTTCCTGGCCCTGTTCGGCGCGAGCCGGTTCACGGCGATCGTGGCGGCGGTCGTCTACGCGGCCCCGGTGACGGTGAAGATCATCGCGGACGGGGTGCGCGGGGTACCGCAGAGCACGGTGGAGGCGGCGGTGTCGGCCGGCTCCAGCACCTGGCAGATCATCACGAAGGTCCAGCTCCCGATGGCCCGCGGAGCCCTCGCGCTCGCCACGAACCAGGGGCTGATCTACGTCCTGTCGATGGTCGTCGTCGGCGGGCTGGTCGGGGCGGGCGCCCTCGGCTACGACGTCGTGGCGGGCTTCTCGCAGGGCCAGTTGTACGGCAAGGGGCTGGCGGCGGGCCTGGCCATCGTGCTGCTCGGGATCATGTTCGACCGGATCACCCAGGCGGCGGCGCACCGGGCGGCAACAGCCCCCGGCGGGCGCTGA